The sequence GCCTCGACCTCGCCTCCGAGGGCGGCCGTGCCGTGCTGCTCAAGATGCTGGAGACCGCCGACGTCCTGATCGAGAATTTCAAGCCGGGCACGCTGGAGAAATGGGGCATCGGCAACGATGTCCTCAGCAAAAGATTTCCGCGCCTCGTGCATTGCCGGATCTGCGGCTTCGGCGCCGACGGCCCGCGCGGCGGCAATCCCGGCTATGACGCCATCATCCAGGCGATGACCGGCATGATCGCCGCGACCGGCTCGCCCGAGAGCGGACCGATGCGGATCGGCGTGCCGCTGGTCGACATTACCACCGGTCTCTATGCGGCGATCGGTATCCTGATGGCTCTGTCCGAGCGGCAGCGTTCGGGCAAGGGCCAGTTCCTGGAGACGACGCTGTACGAGACCGGCCTTGCCATCATGCATCCGCACACCGCGAATTATTTCATGCATGGCAAGCCACCCTCGCTGACCGGCAACGAGCACCCGAACCTCGTGCCCTACGCGATCTTCCCGACCAAGACCGACAACATCTTCATCGGCGTCGGCAACGACGGCACGTTCCGCAAGCTCGTCAAGGAGATCGGCAAGCCCGAGCTCGGCACCGACCCGCGTTTCGCCCGCAACAAGGACCGCATCGCCAACCGCGAGGCGCTACGCGCCGAGCTTGCCGCGGTGTTCAGCCAGCACGAGGCCGAGCCGCTGTGCAACCGTCTGCTCGCGGCGGGCCTGCCCGCAGGTCCCGTGCAGAAGATCGACCAGGCGCTGACCAACCCGCACACGGTCGCGCGCGGCGATATCATCGAGAAGGACTGGTACAAGGGCGTGGCCTCGCCGATCCGGCTCGACCGCAGCAAGCCGAGCCTGCGCCGCGTCCCGCCGAAATTCAGCCAGCACGCGGCGGAGGTGCTCGGCGAGTTCGGCTACTCCAAGGCCGAGATCGACTCGATGCTGGAGAAGGGCACGGTCTGCGGCCCCGAGCGCAAGCGCTAGGTCGCCGGCCTTCGACATCCGATATCCATGCCGCATTGCGGCGCGGGCACGCAGGTGCAGCGCGAACGAAAGCGGCTGCCCTCGGCATTCGCCTATTTTCCGGCTTCCCATTTCCTGCGCTTGCCGCTTTCGTTTCTCCCGCTTACACAGTCATGTGAACGTCATATGGCGCTGCTAGCGCAAGCGCTTCTTTAGTGACGGGCAAGGGAGGTTTTCTTGATGGCTCTTCGACATTTTGGTGCGGCTGCCGCACTCGCAATCACGGTCGGCTTGTCGGCTTCGCCGGCGCTGGCCGTGACCGAGATCCAGTGGTGGCACGCGATGACGGGCGCGAACAACGACGTCATCGTCAAGCTCGCCAACGACTTCAACGGCGCGCAGAGCGACTACAAGGTGATTCCGACCTACAAGGGCAACTACGCCGACACGATGAACGCCGGCATCGCCGCGTTCCGTGCCGGCAACGCGCCGCACATCATGCAGGTGTTCGAGGTCGGCACCGCGACCATGATGGCCGCGACCGGGGCGGTCAAACCGGTCTACAAGCTGATGCAGGACGCCGGCGAGAAGTTCGATCCCAAGGCCTATCTGCCTGCGATCACCGGCTACTACTCGACCTCGAAGGGCGAGATGCTGTCCTTCCCCTTCAACTCGTCGTCGACCGTGATGTGGGTCAATCTCGACGCGCTGAAGAAGGCCAATGTCGAGATTCCCAAGACCTGGCCTGAGGTGTTCGACGCGGCGAAGAAGCTGAAGGCGGCCGGCCACGCCACCTGCGGGTTCTCCAACTCCTGGGTCACCTGGGTCAATCTCGAGCAGCTCTCCGCCTGGCACAACGTGCCGCTCGCCAGCAAGGCCAACGGCCTCGATGGCTTCGACACCGTGCTCTCGTTCAATGGACCGCTCCAGGTCAAGCACCTCGAGAACCTGGTCGAGCTCCAGAAGGACAAGACCTACGATTATGCCGGCCGCACCAACACCGGCGAAGGCCGCTTCACGTCGGGCGAATGCCCGCTCTACCTGACCTCGTCGGCCTTCTTCGGCAACGTCAAGGCGCAAGCCAAGTTCGCCTTCAGCGCGGTGCCGATGCCTTATTATCCCGACGCTAAGGGCGCACCGCAGAACTCGATCATCGGCGGCGCCTCGCTCTGGGTGATGGGCGGCAAGTCGGCCGACGAATACAAGGGCGTGGCGAAATTCCTGACCTTCCTCTCGGACACCGATCGCCAGGTCTTCATCCACAAGTCCTCGGGCTATTTGCCGATCACCAAGGCCGCCTATGACAAGGCCAAGGCCGACGGCTTCTACAAGGACCAGCCCTATCTCGAGACGCCGCTGCTCGAGCTGACCAACAAGGAGCCGACCGACAATTCGCGCGGCCTGCGCCTCGGCAACATGGTGCAGCTGCGCGACGTCTGGGCGGAAGAGATCGAGCAGGCGCTCGCCGGCAAGAAGACCGCCAAGCAGGCGCTCGATGCCGCCGTCGAACGCGGCAACACGATGCTGCGCCAGTTCGAAAAGACCGCCGTAAAGTGAGATTATAAGCGGCAGGCCGTTAAGGCGGCCTGCCGCTTCGGGGCACCATGCAAAAGCAAGCCATCTTCCAATCAAAGCTGTTGCCCTATGCGCTGGTTGCGCCGCAGCTCGCGATCGTGCTGATCTTTTTCTACTGGCCGGCCCTGCAGGCCGTAATCCAGTCCTTCCTGCTCCAGGACGCCTTCGGCCTGTCGACCAGCTTCGTCTGGTTCGAGAATTATCTCGACCTGTTCAAGGACCGCGCCTATTTCGAGGCGATCGTCCGGACCTTCTTCTTCTCGTTCGCCATTGCGGTGTCGTCGCTGTCGTTCGCACTGCTGCTCGCCGTGATGGCGGACAAGCCGCTGCGCGGCGGAACGCTGTACCGCACGCTGCTGATCTGGCCCTATGCGGTGGCGCCGCCGGTCGTCGGCGTGCTCTGGATCTTCATGCTGCATCCCTCGCTCGGCGTGCTCTCGCGGTACTTGCGCAATCTGGGCATCGACTGGAATCCGCTGCTCGACGGTGACCAAGCCGCCGCGCTGATCATCCTCGCCGCCGCCTGGAAACAGATCTCCTACAACTTCCTGTTCTTCCTGGCCGGCCTCCAGAGCATCCCGCGCAGCGTGCTCGAGGCCGCCGCAATCGACGGCGCGCGTCCGATGCGCAGGTTCTGGACCGTGACCTTTCCGCTGCTGTCGCCGACCATC comes from Bradyrhizobium sp. CCGE-LA001 and encodes:
- the ugpA gene encoding sn-glycerol-3-phosphate ABC transporter permease UgpA gives rise to the protein MQKQAIFQSKLLPYALVAPQLAIVLIFFYWPALQAVIQSFLLQDAFGLSTSFVWFENYLDLFKDRAYFEAIVRTFFFSFAIAVSSLSFALLLAVMADKPLRGGTLYRTLLIWPYAVAPPVVGVLWIFMLHPSLGVLSRYLRNLGIDWNPLLDGDQAAALIILAAAWKQISYNFLFFLAGLQSIPRSVLEAAAIDGARPMRRFWTVTFPLLSPTIFFLLVVNIVYAFFDTFGIIDTMTRGGPGKSTETLVYKVYTDGLLGGNLGSSAAQSVILMIMVIVLTGIQFRFVERKVTY
- the ugpB gene encoding sn-glycerol-3-phosphate ABC transporter substrate-binding protein UgpB yields the protein MALRHFGAAAALAITVGLSASPALAVTEIQWWHAMTGANNDVIVKLANDFNGAQSDYKVIPTYKGNYADTMNAGIAAFRAGNAPHIMQVFEVGTATMMAATGAVKPVYKLMQDAGEKFDPKAYLPAITGYYSTSKGEMLSFPFNSSSTVMWVNLDALKKANVEIPKTWPEVFDAAKKLKAAGHATCGFSNSWVTWVNLEQLSAWHNVPLASKANGLDGFDTVLSFNGPLQVKHLENLVELQKDKTYDYAGRTNTGEGRFTSGECPLYLTSSAFFGNVKAQAKFAFSAVPMPYYPDAKGAPQNSIIGGASLWVMGGKSADEYKGVAKFLTFLSDTDRQVFIHKSSGYLPITKAAYDKAKADGFYKDQPYLETPLLELTNKEPTDNSRGLRLGNMVQLRDVWAEEIEQALAGKKTAKQALDAAVERGNTMLRQFEKTAVK
- a CDS encoding CaiB/BaiF CoA transferase family protein is translated as MSSKAAGSEAVLGAMSGLRVIDLTRVLGGPYCTQILADHGADVIKVEPPAGDEVREWGPPFHEEDAAYFIGINRNKRSIGLDLASEGGRAVLLKMLETADVLIENFKPGTLEKWGIGNDVLSKRFPRLVHCRICGFGADGPRGGNPGYDAIIQAMTGMIAATGSPESGPMRIGVPLVDITTGLYAAIGILMALSERQRSGKGQFLETTLYETGLAIMHPHTANYFMHGKPPSLTGNEHPNLVPYAIFPTKTDNIFIGVGNDGTFRKLVKEIGKPELGTDPRFARNKDRIANREALRAELAAVFSQHEAEPLCNRLLAAGLPAGPVQKIDQALTNPHTVARGDIIEKDWYKGVASPIRLDRSKPSLRRVPPKFSQHAAEVLGEFGYSKAEIDSMLEKGTVCGPERKR